From Carya illinoinensis cultivar Pawnee chromosome 5, C.illinoinensisPawnee_v1, whole genome shotgun sequence, one genomic window encodes:
- the LOC122310370 gene encoding protein FAR1-RELATED SEQUENCE 5-like has translation MVKYGLVGNDWLQNLYNRREKWVPAYLWTMFCAGMSTTQKSESMNKFFKDYIRSSTMVSDFVHQYEKTLDARYFKEKEKYVRTKSTKAVLKTCWTIKEEATKVYIRKSFEIFQDVLFNSQQYKVTKVQKEGESKMYEVAPDGKHKRVYYVNLESGEAKAICTCHMFEFLELGSQSSFRMNHLSLTLEKVHKKLLLMEDVGDKNLEVGEMSRNDSCMLRSHVISNFSQTVQDPQRVPTKGRPKSLRAKNPEKTQAVKKMHCSICKIEGHTKNNCPSLGNLGNINEELDSQMVDLEEHDFNMESDGAVEFLGSMYLDLFI, from the exons ATGGTGAAGTATGGTCTAGTTGGTAATGATTGGCTGCAAAATCTGTATAATCGACGGGAGAAATGGGTTCCAGCTTACTtgtggaccatgttttgtgcagGTATGTCAACCACACAAAAGAGTGAGagcatgaataaatttttcaaagattaTATTCGTTCAAGCACGATGGTGAGTGACTTTGTGCATCAATACGAGAAAACCTTAGATGCACGCTAttttaaggagaaagagaagtaTGTGAGAACGAAATCGACTAAAGCAGTTTTGAAAACATGTTGGACAATTAAAGAAGAGGCAACAAAAGTGTATATTAGGAAGTCTTTTGAAATATTTCAAGATGTGCTATTTAATAGCCAACAGTACAAAGTTACCAAAGTTCAGAAAGAGGGTGAAAGTAAGATGTATGAGGTGGCACCTGATGGCAAACATAAACGTGTTTATTATGTGAATTTGGAGAGTGGAGAAGCGAAAGCAATATGTACATGTCATATGTTTGAGTTTCTTG AACTTGGCTCACAATCAAGTTTTAGAATGAACCACCTTTCTCTTACCTTAGAGAAGGTACACAAGAAGTTGCTTTTGATGGAAGATGTTGGAGACAAAAATTTAGAAGTCGGAGAAATGTCACGTAATGATTCTTGTATGTTAAGATCACATGTAATCTCAAATTTCTCACAAACTGTACAAGATCCTCAACGTGTGCCAACGAAAGGAAGACCGAAATCTTTGAGAGCAAAGAACCCAGAAAAAACTCAAGCAGTGAAGAAAATGCATTGTAGCATTTGTAAGATTGAGGGCCATACAAAGAACAATTGCCCTTCGTTGGG GAATCTTGGAAACATAAATGAAGAACTTGACTCACAAATGGTGGATCTTGAAGAACAT GACTTCAATATGGAAAGTGATGGTGCTGTTGAATTTTTGGGGTCAATGTATTTGGATCTATTTATTTGA